CACCGTGTCAGGGACAGTCGGCCCGATCTGTCGACGATGACCGAACAACAGCTGTTCGACAGGGCGGCTTCGCTGAAACCGCTTTGCCGCCGGTTGTTCGATCAGCACATCAACCAGTCGGGTGCGGCCAGCATCGCTCCCGGGGTCATCGGCGCGGTGTGTGCTGCTGTGGGGCGGCCCGAGGTGGCAATGCGCCTGATGGCCGGAATGGGCGATGTCGATTCGGCGGCCCCTTCGTTCGCCATGTGGGAGATGTCTAGAACCGTCAACTCGCATCCCGAGCTGGTTGAGCTGTTCGAGGCCGGCCGCAAGGGGTTGAACGAACGCCTGCGCTCGGACTATCGCAGTGCTCCGGTTGCGTTTGCGTCCCGGCTCGACGACTTCCTCGCCGAATACGGCAGCCGTGGTCCCAACGAGTGGGACATCCATTCGCCTACCTGGGAGACCGATCCAGATCTGGTTCTGGCGCTGATAGATGCCATGCGCGGTGCTCCAGACGATGCTGCCCCGGCGGCAGAGAACGCCAGACGCGAGGCCGAGAGGCGTCAGCTGGGCGCCGAGATAGCAGAAGCACTCGCTGCCGATGCTGACGCTCAGGCCCAGTTCCTAGCGGCGTTGGAGTCGGCGCAGGTCTTCTTGCCCGGGCGCGAGCGGTCCAAGACCAACATCATCCGGGTGATCGGCGAGGTCCGCATGGCGCTGTGGGAAATCGGGCGACGGGCGGTGGCACGAGGTCAGCTTCACAAGCCCCGCGACATCTGTCTGCTGTTCGCCGATGAGGTCCAACAGCTGATATCTGGCGACCTCGACGAGGTCGCCGAGCTTGCCGCCGAGCGCCAGGCTCACCTCGACTATCTGGCGTCTCGCGAGCCACCTTTCATCTTCAACAGCGGCCCTGTGCCGCCAAGCGAGTGGCCGGTGCGTGGGGGAGAGGCCATCGAGGTGGCCGATGCAGGAACGATGCTGAGCGGTTTGCCGGGTTGCCCCGGCAAGGCCCGCGGTCGAGCGGTTGTGGTGCAGCACCCGTCCGACCCCGGTGACCTCGGGCCTGGTGACATCCTTGTCGCTCCGATGACCGACCCGGCGTGGACGCCCCTGTTCGTGCCAGCTGCGGCGGTGGTCGTGAACGTGGGAGCACCGTTGAGCCACGCCATCATCGTCAGCCGCGAGCTGGGCATTCCCTGTGTGGTCTCGGTTACCGGGGCCACAGATCGGATACCGAACGGAGCAATCATCGAGGTCGATGGCGACTCGGGCACGGTGACCGTCATCGAGGCCGGGTGAGGTGCCGGAGATGAACGACTACGACTGGCTGCAGCTGACCGCCAGGGCTGGGGTGGCCGGACACGACTTGGTCGGCTGGCTGATGTGGGACGCCGACGCCATCGCCAGGTACGAATCGTTGGGAGTGCAGGGAGGCGCCGGGTGGATCGTCGCTTGGCGCCTGGCGCCGCTGGGTGATGACGTGTCCGCAGCAGCCGCCGCGTCGGCGACCTTCTCGATCAGCCCGGCGGTGATCTCGTTTGTGATGAGCCTGTACCGGGGTGTGGCGTCGACCGAGGCGATCTTGGCTGCGCGCGACGCGTCGATAGAGCCCGGTCTCGAGTCGATCGCGCCAGGGCTTGGTTCCGCATTGGCACCGCTGGACCAGGATCTTTGGCGGGGCGTCGACTCGGTGCACCACGGTGCCAGGCCGATGTTCAGCGCCCATCGAGCCGTCGCCCGGCCAGAGTCGGGCACAGTGTTGTCTGCCTGGTTGGCTGCCAACTGCCTGCGCGAGCTGAGAGGTGACAACCACTGGGCGCTATGTGCCAGTGAGGATCTCGACGATGTCGAGGTTGGGCTGCTGCATTCGGCCATGGTCGACATCGACGAGTACGGCAGCGAGGAGTGGATCGCCCGCAGCCGAGGCGGCGACGATGAGGCGATCGCTTCGGGCTGGGCCAGGCTGGAGAACAAGGGGTTGGCGTCGGGTGGTGCTCTGAACGATGCCGGTCGCCGTTTTCGGCTCGACCTCGAACGCCGTACCGATGCACTGACGGCCCCGGCGTGGCGGGAGGTCGGCGAGACTGCGACGAAGGCGTTCTGCGAGCTGATCGAGCCGCATCACGATGCGTTTCTTGCCCGCATCAATGCGACAGCAGGACCACGGTGGATGCCTGCGGTGAGGGGCCGGAACCGGCCCAGCTGACAGTCGCCGAGCCGCCAACGCGTGGCACCGCCGAAGTCGCGAAACGTTGCGCGATCGGGCTGCTCGCGCGCTACAGTTATCGATCGCCTCAGCCGTTGGCTGAAGCACGTCGGAGTGGCGGAATTGGCAGACGCGCCAGACTAAGGATCTGGTGCCCGTTAGGGTGTGGGGGTTCAAGTCCCCCCTCCGACA
Above is a genomic segment from Acidimicrobiales bacterium containing:
- a CDS encoding PEP-utilizing enzyme, encoding MRWIEDNRWDPKYPLWTRANVGEVLPEPPSPLGWDMVFEGGTILGWRDCMTNRLGIEPHESDPVRPEVMGVFGGYAYLGATLLRVWAERTPGFSAEMLDDAYFAGHPDVPPYEPQEWHYNPHTTEVMTGWLGWVMGDKSQAELEADRAEAHRVRDSRPDLSTMTEQQLFDRAASLKPLCRRLFDQHINQSGAASIAPGVIGAVCAAVGRPEVAMRLMAGMGDVDSAAPSFAMWEMSRTVNSHPELVELFEAGRKGLNERLRSDYRSAPVAFASRLDDFLAEYGSRGPNEWDIHSPTWETDPDLVLALIDAMRGAPDDAAPAAENARREAERRQLGAEIAEALAADADAQAQFLAALESAQVFLPGRERSKTNIIRVIGEVRMALWEIGRRAVARGQLHKPRDICLLFADEVQQLISGDLDEVAELAAERQAHLDYLASREPPFIFNSGPVPPSEWPVRGGEAIEVADAGTMLSGLPGCPGKARGRAVVVQHPSDPGDLGPGDILVAPMTDPAWTPLFVPAAAVVVNVGAPLSHAIIVSRELGIPCVVSVTGATDRIPNGAIIEVDGDSGTVTVIEAG